AAAGCAGTTGTAGTTTGAACACTCAAACTTACTGCTCCAAGAATAATTGCCATCCATAGCTTTTTCATCACTCGCTCCTTCAAATTCTTATCAAGTCGATTTTAAAATAAATGGGTAATTTACGTTCACAACCGTTCCACCCACTGGTTTAGGGAACTGCCAATTTTTAATAGAGTTACGAATACATTGATCCAAAATACCATCAGCTAATGAATTTCTTGCGGCTTTCACATTTTGAACTCTACCGTTCGCACCAATTGAAAATTGAGCTTCAAATACACCAGACAAATTAGGTCTGGCATTCAAACGTCTTTCGTAACAGTAGTTAATATCACCTAAGTTACGTCTGATGATTCTTTCGATTACTGAACGATCCAAACCGCCAGCAACAATGATCTCTTCACTTAGACCATCTACATAACCTTTACTTGTTTTACCTTGTGACAATGAAGCACCTGTACCACCACCACGAGCGGCTCCGCCCAATGACAATGTACCTACTCCACCTACTTTATAAGAACCAATACCATGCGTACCTGATCCGCTGCCACCAATACCGCTGCCACCTTCTTTTCCTGTTGGGCTTCCTTTTCTTAAAGAAGCAAAGTCTCCACCAGTACCTTTTTCATAAAGGTTGTTGGCTTTTTTGGTAGATGAGGCATTGAAACCAATAGAACCACTCAGCCCAGAAAGTTTACTTAACTTAGACTGTGTTGCATCTGCTTGACCGTAGTGGCCTTTAGCGCCTGTACGACCTTGAGTGATTTTCATTTTATTTGAATTTACACCTTCAACAGCAACTTTAGTACCTTTAGCACCACCACCACTGCTCTTGGTCTTTTTCTTTTCTGCAATCGCCTTTTTCGGTTGTCCTTGTTCTACTTTTTTAGATTTTTCAAAAGCTTTTACCGTTTTTGCTACAGCTTTCTTTTTAGAAACAGGCGTTTCAGATGGTTTAACAACTTTTGGTTTTTCTTTGAAGATCAACTCACGTTTTTCTTCTAAAAGATTCTCATCAATTTTAACTACATCAAAGTTTTTATCCTTATTAAAGAAATGCTGGAATAATTTATGAGCATAAAAAATTCCTAAGGTTAAAAGGATCACACCAGCATAAGCCATTGCAACTTTTTTAATAAGATCTTTTTCATATAAACTAAAAGCAACTGGTTTCTTTAAATCTGAATCATTTGGAACTTCAACAGTTTTTACAAAAACACTATAGCCTTTAGGCGTTGAGTGTATCTTCTCCCAGTCTTTTCCCTCTGGTCTACTGATCTTAAGCTTTGTTTGGGCAAATTTATAAGTTTGCTTTCTTTTATTGGGCAAAAGATCAGACTCAATATATCCACCTTTTGCATCCAAAACCTTCACTTGGATCTTTCTGACTGTCCCTTTATCTACTGTCAATGGAGCAACGTTCAATATTGGTGGCTCAGAAATCATAATGCTTACACTGTCTGAAACCTTGATCTTTTTATCTGTAGACAAAACTCTTTTCTTTGCATTAACCCACAAATCCCATGTTTGCTTATCTTGATTAAAACTAAAATCTACGCCAAAAAAACCATTGCTAACTTTTGAGTTTTGACCAACAGCAATTGCAGACTCAGTATTGGGAGTTAAAATTTGAGTCGTGTATAACGCATCTTTTTTAAAATACTTTACGACTAAAATAGGGTTTTTCATAAGGATCTCCCAACGTACTTAGACAGTTTATTTACTTTTTTTAATACCTTTACTTCTTTATCAAAAATGTAATCAAAAGTTTGTGGGTGTTCTTCGTTCATGATTGAACCCGATGGGTCAAATCCTTCACCCATCAACTCAGATCCTGTAAATTTATGATCTTGAGACTTTCGGTATTTATAGACTTTTTTTGCTGCAAAAGCCTCAGCGCAAAATAGCTGAAGGCTAAGCAATATCACTAACGTTCTAATCATTGTCCACCTCTAACTGCGACTCTCTGAGCATCATAGAATTCATCAAATTCTTTTCTGATCTTTTTAAGTTCGCTGTTATACTTTCTCTTTAAACTTCTATCTTTTGTTATCAAATTTAATGCCATTTCATAAGATTCATAAAACGACGTCTTTGTTGTCATTTTTATGTTTCTTAGTTCTCTTTCGATGGCTAATTTTAAATCTGGCTTATCGTTCACATTGACTTGGTTTAAAACCACTCCAAGGTCCAAATATACACGAGCTAGCTTTAAATACGCTCTGAGAGAGCTTTCTGCGTGATTGAATCCCAAGACGGCTTGTAGTCTTTGATTCACAGGTGTCACTCTAGCCATAACACTTTCAAGATATTTCACGGCTTGATCAAAATTCAAAGTCCCAGCTGGGGCTGTAATTTTTAGCTGTTTAACATCCATTTCTGCGACAAAAATTGACGCTTTAGCTTTTGATTCCGCAAGAGCTTGTTTGGAATTTAGCACTTCATTAAATTTTGCACGCGCCGCTTTCACGTTATTGGCACCTAGATATTCTATACCTACACGAATAAAGGCTTCAGATTTAAATGGCTCTTTTCCTGTCTGCAACACTCTGAGTGAAGCCTGTTTAAAACCAGAACGGCCTTTATCCACATGGTCAAAAAGGTACTGATGAACAGTTTCATTCAACTTACCACTGGTCTCTTTAACTAAAGAGTAAAACAGTGTCTCTGGTTCTTTCTCTTTCTTAGAT
This region of Pseudobdellovibrionaceae bacterium genomic DNA includes:
- a CDS encoding AgmX/PglI C-terminal domain-containing protein encodes the protein MKNPILVVKYFKKDALYTTQILTPNTESAIAVGQNSKVSNGFFGVDFSFNQDKQTWDLWVNAKKRVLSTDKKIKVSDSVSIMISEPPILNVAPLTVDKGTVRKIQVKVLDAKGGYIESDLLPNKRKQTYKFAQTKLKISRPEGKDWEKIHSTPKGYSVFVKTVEVPNDSDLKKPVAFSLYEKDLIKKVAMAYAGVILLTLGIFYAHKLFQHFFNKDKNFDVVKIDENLLEEKRELIFKEKPKVVKPSETPVSKKKAVAKTVKAFEKSKKVEQGQPKKAIAEKKKTKSSGGGAKGTKVAVEGVNSNKMKITQGRTGAKGHYGQADATQSKLSKLSGLSGSIGFNASSTKKANNLYEKGTGGDFASLRKGSPTGKEGGSGIGGSGSGTHGIGSYKVGGVGTLSLGGAARGGGTGASLSQGKTSKGYVDGLSEEIIVAGGLDRSVIERIIRRNLGDINYCYERRLNARPNLSGVFEAQFSIGANGRVQNVKAARNSLADGILDQCIRNSIKNWQFPKPVGGTVVNVNYPFILKST